In one Dreissena polymorpha isolate Duluth1 chromosome 7, UMN_Dpol_1.0, whole genome shotgun sequence genomic region, the following are encoded:
- the LOC127836965 gene encoding uncharacterized protein LOC127836965, translating into MSSFITEVEALLSQGILYKCPDRFALGIGLAMAQDREGALRLLEGMVSLAKTQKTKTKGKEDWLKNLSRSLDTYQIVDREWIHENVFPLPQRPKKREQEYNPGAGQRDIRLGQAGSSLDQACYLGDELLNVEKLLGKPGTPSHNEDLGPDPDILLGTPSPRKCLDKSSTAVCPMEVSFPGEDKVEATGGHTDSGAAGLPLGEVEGDPSEDASRTSTGRDERVLYYRENQVRSSESHREDRSRLSGERVEDRKWSQAKKRDTRSEPARKVRQMPGTSSGGNLRVSVEIPKKIRLTRDSLSQVQKRLECQRRVERLRRNHTCCVPGCDSVGVEFEKVHAMTRHVPTVFDGRLADPSDIVQGMRVRALLQVATWLLGRPGTLHDLLDLVNAQHFLESRETTHPRSSSWSTLEGFCRYLREPVPAEFTLAPVNSVAGLLHWRVLYLLAALLQPRDRLYWMEQFAYPPIVVESLPEAVDSHFHPDRLRRAANIHGTIEDVLALGVEQQVVRLKLKHVVASFCDPETYPSSRDVDTFPPEVIVAVGIHPKHAVNPKRILTDALERLSSLLTNPRVVAIGEVGLDHSVDPADWWYQMKLLQKLLPIIRENKVLVLHCRGITGDNGMEAHLLLLHLLKPLSRQQRIQLHAFNGNQLVVGWWLEVFPKTHFSFNRSVENFTPEQVAAVVSMPEDLLLIETDAPYFTRPHMRFSAPAEVGDVAAMLAGLRGVTTQHILEITTRNAVNLFGEIPTGQVAL; encoded by the coding sequence atgtcatctttcattaCGGAAGTCGAGGCGCTGCTAAGCCAGGGGATCCTCTACAAATGCCCTGACAGGTTTGCTCTGGGGATTGGACTGGCCATGGCTCAGGACAGGGAGGGTGCCCTTCGCCTCCTAGAGGGGATGGTCAGTTTGGCCAAGACCCAGAAAACGAAGACCAAGGGAAAGGAGGACTGGCTTAAGAATTTATCAAGATCGCTAGATACCTATCAGATAGTGGACAGGGAATGGATCCACGAAAATGTATTCCCACTTCCCCAGCGGCCAAAGAAAAGGGAACAGGAGTATAATCCCGGGGCAGGGCAGCGAGATATTCGTTTGGGGCAGGCTGGGTCTAGTTTAGATCAGGCTTGTTACCTGGGAGATGAACTGCTCAACGTAGAAAAGCTTCTCGGAAAACCTGGCACTCCCAGCCACAATGAAGACCTTGGTCCGGATCCTGATATCCTGTTGGGAACGCCGAGTCCCAGAAAGTGTCTGGACAAGTCATCGACGGCAGTTTGCCCGATGGAGGTCAGTTTCCCTGGCGAGGACAAGGTAGAAGCTACAGGAGGTCACACAGACTCGGGGGCTGCTGGTTTACCCTTGGGAGAGGTCGAGGGCGACCCGTCCGAGGATGCAAGTCGCACGTCCACAGGAAGAGATGAGCGGGTTCTCTATTATCGTGAAAACCAAGTCAGGAGCTCCGAGAGTCACCGGGAGGACAGAAGCAGGCTTTCAGGGGAGAGGGTAGAAGACCGGAAGTGGAGTCAGGCGAAGAAAAGAGATACCAGGTCGGAACCTGCACGGAAAGTACGCCAGATGCCAGGTACAAGTTCCGGGGGCAATCTCCGAGTGTCAGTCGAAATACCGAAGAAGATTAGGCTGACCAGGGACAGTTTGTCCCAGGTCCAGAAGAGGTTAGAATGCCAGCGCCGGGTCGAGAGGCTAAGGAGGAACCATACCTGCTGTGTCCCTGGTTGTGACAGCGTTGGAGTTGAATTCGAAAAGGTCCATGCGATGACCAGGCATGTGCCAACAGTTTTTGATGGACGGTTGGCTGATCCAAGTGACATAGTTCAGGGAATGCGGGTCCGAGCATTGTTGCAGGTTGCAACGTGGCTACTTGGCAGACCAGGGACGCTCCACGACCTGCTGGATCTGGTGAACGCCCAACACTTCCTCGAGTCCCGTGAGACGACTCACCCAAGATCATCCTCTTGGTCTACCTTGGAAGGGTTTTGTAGGTATTTACGGGAACCAGTTCCAGCGGAATTCACCCTTGCACCCGTCAACAGTGTCGCAGGACTTCTTCACTGGAGAGTTCTGTACCTGTTGGCAGCCTTGCTGCAGCCCAGGGATCGCCTTTATTGGATGGAGCAGTTTGCTTATCCCCCAATCGTGGTTGAATCTCTCCCAGAAGCAGTGGACAGTCATTTCCACCCTGATCGACTCAGACGTGCCGCCAATATTCACGGCACCATAGAGGACGTCCTGGCTTTAGGAGTAGAGCAGCAGGTGGTAAGACTCAAGCTTAAACACGTGGTGGCAAGTTTCTGCGACCCAGAGACGTACCCATCGTCAAGAGATGTTGATACTTTTCCACCGGAAGTCATCGTGGCGGTTGGGATTCACCCTAAACATGCAGTAAACCCGAAGAGGATCCTCACAGACGCTTTGGAGAGGTTGAGCAGTTTGCTCACTAATCCGCGGGTTGTGGCGATTGGTGAAGTAGGGTTGGATCACTCGGTGGACCCGGCAGACTGGTGGTACCAGATGAAGCTGCTGCAGAAACTCCTGCCCATCATCCGAGAAAACAAGGTTCTAGTGCTCCACTGTCGGGGAATTACCGGCGACAATGGTATGGAGGCTCATCTGTTGTTGCTTCACCTGTTAAAGCCCCTTTCCAGACAACAGAGGATTCAGCTCCATGCCTTTAATGGGAACCAACTGGTGGTCGGGTGGTGGTTGGAAGTTTTCCCTAAAACCCACTTCAGTTTTAACAGGAGTGTTGAAAACTTCACCCCGGAGCAAGTGGCCGCTGTAGTCAGCATGCCTGAGGATCTTCTCCTTATTGAAACAGACGCCCCTTACTTTACGAGGCCCCATATGAGGTTTTCGGCGCCAGCGGAAGTTGGGGATGTGGCGGCGATGTTGGCTGGACTTCGAGGGGTGACGACGCAGCATATCCTGGAGATCACTACAAGAAACGCCGTCAACCTGTTTGGTGAGATCCCCACAGGGCAGGTTGCCCTGTAG
- the LOC127836967 gene encoding uncharacterized protein LOC127836967: MVVRINTASEAELRAIPGVGQKTAKVIVRLREKYGTMTPELLSLALGRTVPSHVLQLVEFPEAEQDFSLVVSDDLSEQFAEVEQFALSLPASVQVQSPGTAKLDVAARLKSTCAATKLEKGQQQVEQKPNLKNVDTLQPKKDDKPCKPLERQSGARFKKHETSDSEGHSPVRAEKWRKGKKSRTSGHLRRRHSHDSLSREDDDSDCDDRRSVRKHTRQSHAPSGGRSKRRNHSSDSSSRSGSRHSGKARRSHRHGHGRRRSRSSGSRFYYRSTSESGSLSEDDYHSRVHGDPKKMPKNLRYDGRTSWLSFKQKFDSYRKVYKWSDHECRDYLNWCLEGKALDYFTIETRMGESFSFRDIMRKMEGRFGSKELPETSRAKFQQATQQPGESLEDWADRVLTLATPAFRDLPDQFGQREAVSRFCQGCIDREAGKHACFERPRTIQHALDLVRHHQYVSQVVDGKKVRKYDQEVTVNAVQSPADVRMESLEKAIEQLTCKFEASLASNSSTSNKDRKFPQKTFRCFHCNGRGHMKRDCREYQESLKQKSGGQVVEGSPQKPLNSKGPVA; encoded by the exons atggttGTTCGAATTAATACTGCATCAGAGGCAGAGTTACGTGCAATTCCGGGGGTGGGACAAAAGACTGCAAAGGTTATTGTTCGATTAAGGGAAAAATATGGGACTATGACACCAGAGTTATTGTCATTAGCATTGGGAAGAACTGTCCCCAGCCATGTGCTGCAGCTTGTGGAGTTTCCAGAGGCAGAGCAGGATTTCAGTTTAGTCGTTTCAGATGACCTTAGCGAGCAGTTTGCAGAGGTTGAGCAGTTTGCTCTCTCACTACCAGCAAGTGTACAGGTCCAGTCCCCAGGTACAGCCAAGCTGGATGTTGCAGCAAGGCTTAAAAGCACATGCGCTGCCACCAAATTAGAGAAAGGCCAGCAGCAAGTAGAACAGAAGCCTAATCTGAAAAATGTTGACACTTTGCAGCCGAAGAAAGATGACAAACCATGTAAGCCCTTGGAGCGACAAAGCGGTGCGAGATTCAAGAAACACGAGACTAGTGACTCCGAGGGCCATTCACCGGTGCGAGCAGAGAAATGGCGTAAAGGTAAAAAATCCAGGACATCTGGCCATTTAAGGCGTCGCCATTCCCACGATAGTTTATCAAGGGAAGACGATGACAGCGACTGCGATGACAGACGGTCGGTTCGCAAACATACCCGCCAAAGTCATGCTCCATCCGGTGGGAG GTCAAAGCGCAGGAACCACTCCAGCGACTCAAGTTCAAGATCGGGGTCGAGACACAGTGGTAAAGCAAGGAGGAGTCATCGTCATGGGCATGGTCGccgtaggtcaaggtcatcaggATCCAGGTTCTACTATCGGTCGACTTCAGAATCTGGTAGTTTATCGGAGGATGATTACCACTCTAGAGTCCATGGTGATCCCAAGAAGATGCCGAAGAACCTACGATATGATGGACGTACCAGTTGGCTGTCATTCAAACAGAAGTTTGACAGCTACAGAAAGGTGTACAAATGGTCTGACCATGAATGCCGGGATTACCTCAACTGGTGCTTAGAGGGAAAGGCTCTGGACTACTTTACCATTGAGACGCGCATGGGAGAAAGTTTTTCTTTCCGTGACATTATGAGAAAGATGGAAGGGCGCTTTGGTTCCAAGGAACTACCCGAAACCAGTAGAGCCAAATTCCAGCAGGCTACACAGCAGCCGGGGGAATCCTTAGAAGATTGGGCGGATAGAGTGTTAACTCTGGCAACGCCTGCTTTTAGGGACCTTCCAGATCAGTTTGGTCAACGGGAGGCAGTTTCTAGGTTCTGTCAAGGTTGTATTGACAGGGAAGCGGGAAAGCACGCCTGCTTCGAACGACCACGAACGATTCAACATGCTCTTGATCTGGTACGACATCATCAGTATGTTTCGCAAGTGGTTGATGGCAAGAAGGTCAGGAAATATGACCAAGAAGTCACAGTCAATGCGGTTCAGTCCCCGGCAGACGTGAGAATGGAGAGTCTGGAAAAGGCGATTGAGCAGTTAACTTGTAAGTTTGAAGCTAGTTTAGCATCAAACAGTTCAACAAGTAACAAGGACAGGAAGTTCCCACAGAAGACCTTTAGATGTTTTCATTGTAATGGCAGGGGCCATATGAAAAGAGACTGTAGGGAGTATCAGGAATCCCTTAAACAAAAGTCTGGAGGTCAAGTGGTTGAAGGGAGTCCACAGAAGCCTTTAAACTCCAAGGGGCCGGTGGCGTAG